The genomic DNA TTGAGGATGACTTCTCACTGGTGCATctgaaaacaatcaaacatgAACTTCTCCACAGGTAAAGtatttgtaaatgaaaaattCAGTCTGTCTATTTTTATTGACCATATTCGCTTAGCGGTTGggcattttcctctgatgtcacactCCCTGTAGGAAGCTCAAACGCTACTATGATGTTGCACTGCTGCTGATGCAGATCATAGAAATGCAGAATTATCATTGAAGTATTTTTTGGATTGACCATTAGCTACCACTTGACAATAGCAAATGTAAGCTTTCAACCACTAAACAGTTAAGTCAGATAGTATTATCTTCAACCAGGAAATTTTGTTAGACCTTTAAAGCTAGCTGAGGAGTTactctctttcctcttcataGCTTTTTGGCTGCTACATTGTTAAAATAGCCTACCTAGTTAGCAAGCTGATTCGCtaactgtgattggttgatggTAATTCAAGCTAGGaatttgtgcttttcttttgtgtgatttttcacaatTAAACAACACAGTTAGCTCGAAGGTGCTAGCTTAACTAGTTAGTAACCTAGTGTACTAAATTTAGtagttaatgtttttgttttttgagctAGGAATGTATGCCCTTTCCTTTTAACCCATATTACAATCAAATAGTAATGTTAGCTAGgaagtggttgaatgctaaaATTAGCCGTAGTGTTGCAGTCGTCCCTCCAGTTGCTGATCAATTAAGAAGCGGTGAAATGAATTACAACTATTTTCCAGAATCCCTAGGTTTGTGCTTGTGGCAAAGTAGCAGAAAATTCTCAAgtcattataaaaaaatatatataataaagtGAAAATTTGTAAAACTAGCTTGTGTTTTGATAAAGTTAAAACAATAAGCCTATGCATTTTGTATAGTAAAAACTGTATAAATAAtgtcagatttttgttttttctttccagtgTAAATGACGTTGTTGCGGTAGGAGTTGAATCCTTCTATGCAACCAACGATCACTACTTCACAAATGCATTCATAAAAGGTCTAGTGGAGCCTTTCCTGGCCCAGCCttggtcaaatgttgtgtactACAGCCCTGAAGATGTGAAGGTGGTCTCAGAGGGATATTACTTTGCAAATGGCATCAATATTTCACCAGACAAAAGGTAAGAATGATGCGCAGAAGTTGGCACACTGTATGTTCGTTTACgcctttattatgttttaaataacatccattttttatattctcttgCATTCATAGCCATATATATGTAGCAGACCTCTTTGACCATAATGTGCATGTGCTTGAGCGAAAAGAAGACAATTCATTGGTCTCTATAAAGGTAAATTTATTGCTCCAAATAGTTCATGCTATCTTTTAAGGGCAAGACACTATGATAACTATGATAATAACCTTGTTTGTGACACCTCACCAGTCTGTGGCTGTTGGGTCACTGGTTGACAATATTGAACTCGACCCTGAAACTGGGGACCTGTGGTTGGGCTGTCACCCAAATGGATTGAAAGCTTTGATGTTTGACCCTAACGACCCAGCTGGATCAGAGGTTTGTCAAGAACACACTGAATATTGTCTATTTTTTCCTGATCTgtcttttcatgcttttatatCTCTGTGAAATGTGTTATCATAGGTCATCCGCATCCAGAACATTCATTCTGACCAGCCAGTGGTGACTCAGGTGTACGCTGATGACGGCCATGTGCTCATTGGCTCCTCTGTAGCTGCTACCTACGGGGGAAAGTTGCTCATCGGCACTGTTTTCCATAAAGGCTTGTGCTGTGATCTGAATTAGGCACTGAAGAGTTTCATAAAAATCCTCAAAATTCAACTACAGAAGAGGAGATCTAGATCTGCCTTTCCACAAGTCTTCCAGTCAGTTATTGCAATGATGATGTGAAATGATGACATGCATTGATGCAAAAGCACAAATTCTTCTACCAGACTTAATCTGATAAAAGGTTGAGAAAATCTCTGATGTAAGACCCTAAAAATCGGCTAAGAGGAGCTGGAGACAGATAGATGGTGTGGTGTTTAACTTGATAATTGAAATGGCCCCTGGTGCAGTCCCATATTTAGAAGTGTTTAAAGTACTACAGTTACTGACCTGCAGATACCCGAACTACTGTTTGTGTACCGTTTTTCACTGCTAGCAAAGCATGGCAAACTTTAAGAGGACTTCCACCTTAATATAAGGCAGAAAACACATCTACAACAGACGTCACTAATTTGATTGTTTAATGTTGTAGCATCACTTTTAGTTGCTTCCTCTTTAAGAGTGACTTGTtacttttttcagtttgttggcCCCAACTGAAGTAGCTATTCTGTACTTTTTGCTGCCAATATCTGAGATAATTATAGGAATATGTTCACAAAGAGCGtgactgacagtgtgtttagtgtgaggtgtataaatgtgtatggtAAGGGGTGGGGGACttgaaatattgaaaatattttcatctgccaAAGGGGGGCCCGCTGGGGACCACTGTGTTAAACAATATTTTCTTTCTATTATTGggatttttaaagttaaacttGGAGTTGAAAGTAGGGGAAACGTCGTATTATTGCTGATATAAAGAAACGTCAAAAAAGATCTTCATTAAGTCAGAACACAAAGAGTATTACACAATTGTTTCCATTGTAATAATTCTTGGTAAAACAACTTGaaaaacaggggaaaaaaataaaggattaGAAAAAGATGTTGATGGGGCGCAGTTAAATTGAATGTCAAATTGGTCAATTTGTTTCCGATTAAACCGGGTTGTATGTGAGGGTGTGGTGTTTGAGGACGGTTATAGAGGACTGCCAGATATCTAATCTGAATTTGTCTTTACACCCTCTTCATggaattgtaatttttttttataagtggGTTGCTGTATGTGTTTGCAGTCAGTTTAATAATATCAGGCCTTTATACTTCTTTCCAAAATCAAACATgtaacatacatatatatatatataatatgcaCTGTTTGGATGTGACTTATTTCTTAATTGCAGttgatttaaaatatacaataattaTTTCCcatatttgatttgaataaaacaGTGAAAGGTGTCATCATGGTTGTAGTTTGTCTTGTTCTTCAACATTCTGTATATGCACTTGAAAATGGTTGTGGTGTGCCTTCAGACGGATGAAATACAACATAATCCGCCCACACAAATCTAAACTGTCAAAAGTGTTTATGAGAAGCTGTGTCCCAATACCTGCTGTTGTAACAGTAGATCAAGATATACCATCATTTGTTATCTTGCCTTCAAGAAATTAAAGTCTGTCCGTCCCTTTGCCTACTTTTCTTCAACTTCTCCACTCCTCTCAGTACAAACAGTAGTCATACAACACAACTGACACCCTAACTGTTTAATATTCCTTTAAGCCTCCttgcttttaatgtgtttgtttttttccgagGTGTGGTTTGACTCGGTGAGTGCAATGCCTACTGACTTCACCCCATGGTCCATATCTGCTGTGGGCGGAGATGCTTTGCAACTGGAATAATTTCAATGCCAATTTGGACTATTCCATCTGGTTTTGTAAACTCTGCATGAACAAATATACTGACATAGGTTTGACACTTTGGCTCCATCTACAGTGAACCTATGTGAATGCAATCAGGAAGAGTTCTCGTATAACCCCTGTGTAAAGTGACCTTTGACTTCTAATGGCTGCCATGAGGAAAGCACTGATTGCTGCTCTTGTCGCTGCTTTTGCAGCTTTTATTGGACACCGATACCTTAAATTAATGTaggtattttttaaagtaaattaGAGACATATGGAGGAATACAAGTTGATAACATGCACTTATTTTGAATTGTGTCAGCTGTTGCTTACTACATTATGTGTATGAAGGAATTGAGGACTCTGGTTGTATGAATACCTAAGCTCTGCTAATAGTACAGTTTTATGTAACAGCGCTTGCAGGTTCTGGTTTTGTTTACCAAAAAGGCTTTGTTATATTGGATTTTCTCTGCAGGGAGTTCAGCCTTGCTTACAGAGAAGTGTCTGTGAAACACCTCAACTGTCAATCCTTAAAGAATATAGGTAGGCAATcctgtctttattttcatgtcagtgtgttaattttgagattttttttgtcaacaaatgtcatgttttaaacatgttttttgatttatttaaccgTACTTATGTGTCAAATGTGATCATACAACACAAGTCTAAAGTCCCGTCAGCAGACAGTGGGTCAAGTGTGGGCAATGATGTAAGCTTGAGTAGTAAAATTAAAGACGTTTGAAGTATAACAATGTTTGATTTGCTTTGTACAGAATATGGGGCAGAGGATATCACAATACTAAGAGATGGACTGGCCTTTATAAGCACAGTATGTTATTAACATATATAGTTGTAAATAATTATTTcgctgttttctttctcaacaTGTTGTTACAAACAGATCAGTACTTTGAAATAATTTGTGACTATCAATAACTTTAGTTGACATAATTCAGGTAGTCATGTTTGTGTAACAACCTCCTCGAGGTAAATCACAGCTCTTTCCCATCATCTCACATCCTATGTTTCCACTCAGGGGTTACATTATCCTGGAGTACCTTCTTTCTCTGATGAACCCGGGAAATTGTACATTTTGGATCTCCTGCACCCTAAGCCAACACCAGTGGAGCTCCAAATCAAAGGAGAGCTTGACCTCAGCTCTTTTAACCCTCATGGCATCAGTGTGTACACTGATGAAGCAGGTGAGGTACAAATCAggtgcagaaaacacaaaaaggaaggaTGTAATAATGATCCCTGagtgaaaaatatgtttattcaAAACATTGCTCTTAAAATGGTTAATGATCATAGTTTCCATATATATCCTCATATCGCTTACCCATTTTTAAAGGCCACAGTAGGAAATGTGATCTTAAAGTTTATACTGTTGATGAATGGAGTAAAAATTgcctgaaaagtgaaaaaatgcaaaaac from Labrus mixtus chromosome 11, fLabMix1.1, whole genome shotgun sequence includes the following:
- the LOC132984089 gene encoding serum paraoxonase/arylesterase 2-like; amino-acid sequence: MGKLVWISIIIAGLSAFLGERVVNFRKRTLASRELVKNHLTNCVPLKNLDHGSEDITILGNGLALISTGLQYPGMPTSDGPGRIFVLDMNDSRLKPVELRMPRNFDLESFNPHGISVYIDPSDDTVNLFVVSHPEHKSQVELFKFVEDDFSLVHLKTIKHELLHSVNDVVAVGVESFYATNDHYFTNAFIKGLVEPFLAQPWSNVVYYSPEDVKVVSEGYYFANGINISPDKSHIYVADLFDHNVHVLERKEDNSLVSIKSVAVGSLVDNIELDPETGDLWLGCHPNGLKALMFDPNDPAGSEVIRIQNIHSDQPVVTQVYADDGHVLIGSSVAATYGGKLLIGTVFHKGLCCDLN